Proteins from one Bos indicus x Bos taurus breed Angus x Brahman F1 hybrid chromosome 19, Bos_hybrid_MaternalHap_v2.0, whole genome shotgun sequence genomic window:
- the LOC113878114 gene encoding intercellular adhesion molecule 5: MEMLLFGVWALLALIPDPGAPEEQFEVSVWPDQALVKYGQSLMVNCSTTCPDPGPGGIETLLKKTQVGKGPQWKEFLLEDVTQNSILQCFFSCAGIQKDINLGITVYQPPEQVIVELQPAWVAVDEAFTVTCHVPSVTPLENLTLTLLQDDQELQRKNFRSLAMASQRAEVTISVKAQREDDRCNFSCRAELDLNSHGGGLFHSNSALQVLRIFEFSQSPQIRVSSLLEVGMAETVSCEVARVFPAEEVMIHMFLGDQELSPFLFWEGDTIWANATVRAMEIGDQELSCLTSLGPVEQKTSQPVYVYSFPPPILEIEEMYPLAGTEINVTCSGHILTSPSPTLRLQGAPDLPAPGEPAWLSLNASEEDDGRNLSCEASLEVQGQQLSKTTVIQLHVLYKPRFEESGCPGNQTWLEGMEQMLACVPKGNPTPVLICTWNGTVFDLEVPQKATQNHSRTYCCTATNQLGSVSKDVAVLVEGLDEGISSTVLVIIIVALGVGVITVALYLNYRPCKVERRKLPYRQKEKNKEEESQFAVQQAEKHNEHTC; encoded by the exons ATGGAAATGCTACTGTTTGGTGTCTGGGCCTTGCTGGCCTTGATCCCTGACCCAG GAGCCCCAGAAGAGCAATTTGAGGTTTCTGTTTGGCCAGATCAGGCCCTTGTAAAGTATGGACAGTCCCTTATGGTCAACTGCAGCACTACCTGTCCAGACCCAGGACCCGGTGGAATTGAAACCTTATTAAAGAAAACCCAGGTGGGCAAAGGGCCTCAGTGGAAGGAGTTTCTGCTGGAAGATGTCACACAGAATTCCATCCTGCAATGCTTCTTCTCTTGTGCAGGGATCCAAAAGGACATAAACCTTGGCATCACTGTGTACC AGCCACCAGAGCAGGTGATTGTGGAGCTGCAGCCTGCGTGGGTGGCCGTGGATGAAGCTTTCACGGTGACATGTCATGTGCCCAGTGTCACACCCCTGGAGAACCTCACCCTCACCCTTCTCCAGGATGACCAAGAACTACAGCGGAAGAATTTTAGGAGCTTAGCTATGGCTTCCCAGAGAGCTGAGGTCACCATCAGTGTCAAAGCCCAACGGGAGGATGACAGGTGCAATTTCTCCTGCCGTGCAGAACTGGACCTGAATTCACATGGTGGGGGGCTCTTTCACAGCAACTCAGCCCTCCAGGTACTCCGAATCTTTG AATTTTCTCAGAGCCCCCAAATCCGGGTCTCTTCACTTCTGGAGGTTGGGATGGCAGAAACGGTGAGCTGCGAGGTGGCTAGGGTGTTCCCAGCCGAAGAGGTAATGATCCACATGTTCCTGGGAGACCAGGAGCTTAGCCCCTTTCTCTTCTGGGAGGGAGACACAATATGGGCCAATGCCACCGTTCGGGCCATGGAGATTGGTGATCAGGAGCTGTCTTGCCTTACATCTCTGGGTCCAGTGGAACAGAAAACAAGCCAGCCAGTGTATGTCTATA GCTTCCCTCCACCAATCCTAGAGATAGAAGAAATGTACCCATTGGCAGGAACAGAAATTAACGTGACCTGCTCGGGGCATATTTTAACATCCCCGAGCCCTACTCTGCGGCTTCAGGGAGCCCCAGATCTTCCTGCGCCTGGGGAGCCTGCCTGGCTTTCACTTAATGCCAGTGAGGAAGATGATGGCCGGAATTTATCCTGTGAGGCCTCTTTGGAGGTTCAGGGTCAGCAGTTGAGCAAAACCACTGTGATCCAACTCCATGTCTTGT ACAAGCCACGATTTGAGGAATCTGGTTGCCCTGGCAACCAGACCTGGCTGGAAGGGATGGAGCAGATGCTTGCCTGTGTCCCAAAGGGAAACCCGACACCGGTCTTGATATGTACCTGGAATGGAACAGTCTTTGACCTTGAAGTACCACAGAAGGCGACCCAGAACCACTCTAGAACCTACTGCTGCACAGCCACCAACCAGCTGGGCTCTGTCAGCAAAGACGTTGCGGTCCTTGTTGAAG GACTGGATGAAGGAATCAGTTCTACCGTCTTGGTGATTATTATTGTCGCCCTTGGAGTGGGTGTGATCACCGTAGCACTGTATCTAAACTATCGGCCCTGCAAAGTGGAGAGGAGGAAATTGCCCtataggcagaaggagaagaacaaagaaGAGGAAAGCCAATTTGCTGTTCAACAAGCAGAAAAGCACAATGAACATACTTGTTAA